Proteins found in one Sorghum bicolor cultivar BTx623 chromosome 1, Sorghum_bicolor_NCBIv3, whole genome shotgun sequence genomic segment:
- the LOC8062617 gene encoding NAC domain-containing protein 105, with translation MESCVPPGFRFHPTDEELVGYYLRKKVASQKIDLDVIRDVDLYRIEPWDLQEHCKIGYEEQSDWYFFSYKDRKYPTGTRTNRATLTGFWKATGRDKAVRDTKHGGGGLIGMRKTLVFYTGRAPNGRKTDWIMHEYRLETDENAAPQEEGWVVCRAFKKRTMHPPRSSVAGAWDRSYSYYHDPIVASAAARFKQESPAEPDGAAAAAAASAALLQYSSRLAELPQLESPPLMAPHQGSHLMALVDGEGDSAATTDWRALDRFVASQLSPDEERSAGQGPGLHPEYCGGKPPLGTHAAGNNEDASDMAALLLLDGVRHGEAGLLGSVADPACLHT, from the exons ATGGAGTCATGCGTCCCTCCTGGTTTTAGGTTTCACCCCACGGACGAGGAGCTCGTCGGCTACTACCTCCGGAAGAAGGTGGCCTCGCAGAAGATCGACCTCGACGTCATCCGCGACGTTGACCTCTACCGCATTGAGCCATGGGATCTCCAAG AGCACTGCAAGATTGGTTACGAGGAGCAGAGTGACTGGTACTTCTTCAGCTACAAGGACCGCAAGTACCCGACGGGGACGCGCACGAACCGGGCGACGCTGACGGGGTTCTGGAAGGCCACCGGCCGGGACAAGGCGGTGCGCGACACcaagcacggcggcggcgggctcaTCGGCATGCGCAAGACGCTCGTCTTCTACACGGGGAGGGCGCCCAACGGCCGCAAGACCGACTGGATCATGCACGAGTATAGGCTGGAGACCGACGAGAACGCCGCACCTCAG GAAGAAGGCTGGGTGGTGTGCCGAGCGTTCAAGAAGCGAACAATGCACCCACCACGGAGCAGCGTCGCTGGAGCATGGGACCGGAGCTACTCGTACTACCACGATCCCATCGTCGCCAGCGCGGCGGCGCGCTTCAAGCAAGAGTCGCCGGCGGAGCCGGATGGTGcagcggcggccgccgccgccagtgCCGCCCTCCTGCAGTACTCCAGCCGCCTCGCCGAGCTCCCACAGCTCGAGAGCCCGCCGCTGATGGCGCCGCACCAGGGGAGCCACCTGATGGCCTTGGTTGACGGCGAGGGAGACTCCGCGGCGACCACGGACTGGAGGGCGCTCGACAGGTTCGTCGCGTCCCAGCTCAGCCCTGACGAGGAGCGCTCCGCCGGGCAGGGCCCGGGCTTGCACCCGGAATATTGCGGCGGCAAGCCGCCGCTGGGGACGCATGCTGCCGGGAACAATGAGGACGCCTCGGACATGGCGGCGCTTCTGCTCCTCGACGGCGTCCGGCACGGGGAAGCCGGCCTGCTGGGCTCCGTGGCCGACCCTGCGTGTCTGCACACATGA
- the LOC8062880 gene encoding probable glutathione S-transferase GSTU6 produces MAGAGNADDPKLLGVWTSPFVIRVRIVLNLKGLAYEYVEEDLGSKSALLVGSNPVHKTVPVLLHGGRAINESQIILQYIDEVYSGTGPAVLPSDPYERATARFWAAYIDDKVRSAWLGMVFTCKDEEERAEAVARAGEALDTLEGAFGECTEAGKKPFFGGDGIGFVDVVLGGYLGWFGAVAKIIGRRVIDPARTPLLAAWEDRFRAADVAKGVVPDDVDKVLAFLQVLLAR; encoded by the coding sequence ATGGCGGGAGCAGGCAACGCCGACGACCCGAAGTTGCTGGGCGTGTGGACGAGCCCGTTCGTGATCCGTGTCCGCATCGTGCTGAACCTGAAAGGCCTGGCGTACGAGTACGTGGAGGAGGACCTGGGCAGCAAGAGCGCGCTCCTCGTGGGCTCCAACCCGGTGCACAAGACCGTCCCCGTCCTCCTCCACGGCGGCCGCGCCATCAACGAGTCCCAGATCATCCTGCAGTACATCGACGAGGTGTACTCCGGGACCGGCCCGGCCGTGCTGCCGTCCGACCCCTACGAGCGCGCGACGGCGAGGTTCTGGGCGGCGTACATCGACGACAAGGTGAGGTCGGCGTGGCTGGGGATGGTGTTCACGTGCAAGGACGAGGAGGAGAGGGCGGAGGCCGTGGCGCGCGCCGGCGAGGCGCTCGACACGCTGGAGGGCGCGTTCGGGGAGTGCACGGAGGCGGGGAAGAAGCCCTTCTTCGGCGGCGACGGCATCGGGTTCGTGGACGTCGTGCTCGGCGGGTACCTGGGGTGGTTCGGCGCCGTCGCGAAGATCATCGGGCGCAGGGTGATCGACCCGGCCAGGACGCCGCTGCTGGCCGCGTGGGAGGACCGGTTCCGCGCCGCCGATGTGGCGAAGGGCGTCGTGCCGGACGACGTCGACAAGGTGCTCGCGTTCCTGCAGGTCCTGCTTGCTCGCTAG
- the LOC8062618 gene encoding transcription factor RF2b, translated as MNTANGHGLMHHHHHHHHHHHVQASMPPAPLPPAAQHQKQQRPPGLPPTPPSAPASHSQSLHADSMCMDDSSAPAGRAGGLPPRKAHRRSRSDVAYGYFQPLPPPSPKMEAAGGWVLAPAAAGAGGGGDDLFNAYMSMEGMDGLNNSDGDSRGSSGMRTNGADSSENESEDYGGGGGGDSQFLLWGGDGGGKKKRNASGEPAAAPAPPPARHARSHSMDSIMGKLSFSSANGEPGKFSLEFGGGEFTPAEMKRIMADEKLAEMAMADPKRVKRVLANRQSAARSKERRMRYIAELEQKVQILQTEATTLSAQLTLLQRDSAGLATQNNELKFRLQAMEQQAQLRDALNEALTGEVQRLKLGDTGSSGNNLSQQMQLRCQNNQMVELNKQQQQGEQIPFYQLEQNGASRNHEPK; from the exons ATGAACACCGCGAACGGGCACGGGCTgatgcaccaccaccaccaccaccaccaccaccaccacgtccAGGCGTCCATGCCTCCGGCGCCGCTGCCACCGGCGGCGCAGCACCAGAAGCAGCAGCGGCCGCCGGGACTGCCGCCGACGCCGCCTTCCGCGCCCGCCTCCCACTCTCAGTCTCTGCACGCCGACAGCATGTGCATGGACGACAGCTCGGCGCCGGCGGGGCGCGCGGGAGGGCTGCCACCGCGGAAGGCGCACCGCAGGTCCCGCAGCGACGTCGCCTACGGGTACTTccagccgctgccgccgccgtcgcccaaGATGGAGGCCGCAGGTGGGTGGGTCCTTGCCCCCGCcgctgccggcgccggcggcggtggcgacgATCTGTTCAATGCGTACATGAGCATGGAGGGTATGGACGGGCTGAACAACTCCGACGGGGATAGTCGCGGGAGCAGCGGCATGCGCACCAACGGAGCCGACAGCAGCGAGAACGAGTCCGAGGactacggcggcggcggcggcggcgacagccAGTTCCTCCTCTGGGGCGGCGACGgtggtggcaagaagaagaggAATGCCTCTGGAgagcccgccgccgcgccggctcCGCCGCCCGCGAGGCACGCCAGGAGCCATTCCATGGACAGCATCATGGGGAAGCTGAGCTTCTCGTCCGCCAATGGGGAGCCCGGCAAGTTCAGCCTCGAGTTCGGTGGCGGCGAGTTTACCCCCGCCGAGATGAAGCGGATCATGGCCGACGAGAAGCTCGCCGAGATGGCCATGGCCGACCCCAAGCGCGTCAAGAG GGTTCTCGCCAACAGGCAGTCGGCGGCGCGGTCCAAGGAGCGGCGGATGCGGTACATCGCGGAGCTCGAGCAGAAGGTGCAGATCCTGCAGACGGAGGCCACCACGCTGTCCGCGCAGCTCACTCTGCTACAG CGCGACTCGGCGGGGCTCGCCACGCAGAACAACGAGCTCAAGTTCCGGCTGCAGGCAATGGAGCAGCAGGCGCAGCTGCGTGACG CTCTGAACGAGGCTCTAACAGGTGAAGTCCAGCGCCTGAAACTCGGCGACACAGGCTCGTCCGGCAATAATCTATCCCAGCAAATGCAGCTCCGTTGCCAGAACAACCAGATGGTGGAACTGAACAAACAGCAGCAACAGGGTGAGCAGATACCCTTCTACCAGCTGGAGCAGAACGGCGCGTCAAGGAACCATGAGCCTAAATGA